One window of Polyangiaceae bacterium genomic DNA carries:
- a CDS encoding DUF115 domain-containing protein encodes MQLAITQTATPAATPVTTVPSLSDQLFAQNLESLNVGAETRALLANTPERGGIAFRAGYLTLHAADAQFDSEVSFSELQTLVRDAEQTQGPVILFGLGVGRLAQQLKASTDALVIFEPDLGLLKRRLNAGPLCLGDVPIVATEHDLMQVWTELSKDRTGATLVAAPGYREAYAEAFAKLAASVEQLVNRTTANVNTYHLRAETWARDVVDNVDCLVHSSPFLALERKLEGVPAFIVGAGPSLAKNVEQLREAAQKGIVIAVNSSALALAKAGVTPQVLMCIESIDISDLLRKVPFIDEVVRAFSLTGSPEVLRTGAGPLLPVYEALPEFEAPLRELMGTPGVKVSGSVSTAAFSLAEQLGCSPIVLVGHDLGYTGGEAYAKGTAYEGSRVEAKPEQGVLELQWSQTVIDAHGKGQGSMHAHEQLLEVEAWGGEGSVLTGVMLSAVRAWFEGVGRELPRSRPELEFINATEGGARIQGVREMRLAELLATLPERGLTAAELAARAKAERAPVSAERIRAWADSQRDALSRVRRAGKELRERANAALTGMRRESPALVKKSFRKLSHAEQDYRKALAPLSLLDAYARREMDCIAAVSQRENHSEHSRAEVSIESEVKITHAIERAMDNYESDLKRLVTRL; translated from the coding sequence ATGCAACTCGCCATAACTCAGACGGCCACGCCAGCGGCGACCCCCGTCACCACCGTTCCCAGCCTCTCGGACCAGCTGTTCGCGCAGAACCTCGAGAGCCTGAACGTTGGGGCGGAGACTCGTGCGTTGCTCGCCAACACGCCTGAGCGAGGTGGGATTGCTTTCCGCGCGGGTTATCTGACACTGCACGCGGCCGACGCTCAGTTCGACTCAGAGGTGAGCTTCAGCGAGCTCCAGACGCTGGTCCGCGACGCCGAGCAAACCCAAGGGCCCGTGATCCTGTTTGGCCTCGGCGTGGGGCGCCTCGCGCAGCAACTGAAGGCTAGCACCGACGCCCTCGTCATCTTCGAGCCGGACCTCGGCCTGCTGAAGCGGCGCCTGAATGCAGGCCCATTGTGCCTCGGCGATGTGCCGATCGTTGCGACGGAGCACGACCTGATGCAGGTCTGGACGGAGCTGTCCAAGGATCGCACCGGTGCGACCTTGGTCGCTGCCCCGGGCTACCGTGAGGCGTACGCCGAGGCCTTTGCGAAGTTGGCAGCCAGCGTGGAACAGCTGGTCAATCGCACCACCGCGAACGTCAACACGTATCATCTCCGCGCGGAGACGTGGGCACGAGACGTGGTCGACAACGTGGACTGCCTGGTTCACTCGAGTCCCTTTCTGGCGCTCGAGCGCAAGCTGGAAGGGGTCCCCGCGTTCATTGTTGGAGCGGGTCCTTCGCTCGCCAAGAACGTCGAACAACTTCGAGAGGCGGCGCAGAAGGGCATCGTGATCGCGGTGAACTCCAGCGCCCTGGCGCTGGCGAAGGCCGGCGTCACACCCCAAGTGCTGATGTGCATCGAGTCCATCGATATCTCTGACTTGCTGCGCAAGGTACCGTTCATCGACGAGGTCGTACGTGCGTTCAGCCTGACCGGTAGCCCGGAAGTCTTGCGTACGGGAGCCGGACCGCTGCTCCCCGTCTACGAGGCGCTGCCCGAGTTCGAGGCGCCGCTCCGCGAGCTCATGGGAACCCCCGGAGTCAAAGTCTCGGGGAGCGTATCCACCGCAGCCTTCTCGTTGGCCGAGCAACTCGGCTGCAGCCCCATTGTGCTGGTCGGTCACGACCTCGGGTACACGGGCGGCGAGGCCTACGCGAAGGGTACCGCCTACGAAGGCTCCAGGGTCGAAGCAAAGCCGGAACAAGGAGTTCTCGAGCTTCAATGGAGCCAGACCGTGATCGACGCCCATGGCAAGGGTCAGGGCTCCATGCACGCCCACGAGCAACTGCTCGAGGTGGAAGCTTGGGGGGGAGAGGGCAGCGTCCTGACCGGCGTGATGCTGAGCGCGGTCCGAGCCTGGTTCGAAGGCGTTGGCCGCGAGCTACCTCGGAGTCGCCCCGAGCTGGAGTTCATCAACGCGACCGAGGGCGGAGCCCGCATCCAGGGTGTACGGGAGATGCGCCTCGCCGAGTTGCTCGCCACGCTACCGGAACGTGGGCTGACGGCTGCTGAGCTCGCAGCACGCGCAAAGGCAGAACGCGCGCCCGTGTCGGCGGAACGCATTCGGGCTTGGGCAGACAGCCAGCGAGATGCCCTGAGCCGCGTACGTCGGGCTGGCAAGGAGTTGCGCGAGCGAGCAAACGCAGCGCTGACGGGGATGCGTCGCGAATCGCCCGCCCTCGTGAAGAAGAGCTTCCGCAAGCTCTCCCACGCCGAACAGGACTACCGCAAGGCCCTCGCCCCGCTGTCCCTGTTGGACGCCTACGCGAGGCGCGAAATGGACTGCATCGCCGCGGTGAGCCAACGCGAAAACCACAGTGAGCATTCCCGCGCGGAAGTATCCATCGAAAGCGAAGTCAAGATCACGCACGCCATCGAGCGCGCCATGGACAACTACGAGTCCGACCTAAAGCGTTTGGTGACCCGTCTCTGA
- a CDS encoding carbon storage regulator: MLIIARRVGQRIVLGDDIEIHVTALSRKVVKIGVVAPRGRAVLRGEVHDSILEANQASLDGSLEVAESVGGKVKPAALPVTVIRRAPKGPEARDEG; this comes from the coding sequence ATGCTGATCATTGCTAGACGAGTAGGCCAACGCATCGTTCTCGGTGACGACATCGAGATCCACGTCACCGCGCTGAGCCGCAAGGTGGTGAAGATCGGCGTCGTTGCCCCCCGCGGACGTGCGGTGCTGCGCGGAGAAGTCCACGACAGCATCCTGGAGGCGAACCAAGCGTCCCTCGATGGCAGCCTCGAGGTGGCGGAGAGCGTGGGCGGAAAGGTCAAGCCCGCTGCCCTGCCGGTCACCGTCATTCGGCGAGCTCCGAAAGGGCCGGAGGCTCGAGATGAGGGCTGA
- the flgL gene encoding flagellar hook-associated protein FlgL, producing MRVTDNLRFFNVQKNLSSLSSRQATVAQQAATGMRINAPSDDAAGASELVRIDSGLQRMDSYKRSIGTARDDASLAESTLGAASGLFDRARELALQGANGSLSANERSMLASEVKQLREQLTDLANTKGSRGYLFAGSQTETAPFDNVGIFSGDQTAQRIEAGPGVTLQVNADGATAFTAVGGEDTFTALSNLEAALVANDPAATAASLGALDRSKQQLTSARASSGLLMNRLDTADAAVDTGKLSLTEKRSHVGDADAFEAYSQLMNLSSSIEQAIAVAKNTLNLSSVSRF from the coding sequence ATGCGAGTCACTGACAATCTACGGTTCTTCAACGTTCAAAAGAACCTCTCCTCGCTTTCCTCACGGCAAGCGACGGTGGCGCAACAGGCGGCAACTGGCATGCGTATCAACGCTCCCTCTGACGACGCCGCAGGCGCGAGCGAGCTGGTTCGCATCGACTCGGGGTTGCAGCGCATGGACTCCTACAAGCGTTCCATCGGCACTGCTCGCGACGACGCGTCTCTTGCGGAGTCTACGCTGGGCGCTGCAAGCGGGCTCTTCGATCGAGCTCGTGAGCTGGCGCTGCAGGGGGCAAACGGCAGCCTCAGCGCGAACGAGCGCAGCATGCTGGCGAGCGAGGTCAAACAACTGAGGGAGCAGCTGACAGACCTCGCAAACACCAAAGGCTCTCGCGGATACTTGTTCGCGGGTAGCCAAACCGAGACCGCGCCGTTCGACAACGTGGGCATCTTCAGCGGCGACCAGACGGCTCAGCGCATCGAGGCTGGCCCAGGCGTAACCCTCCAGGTCAACGCCGATGGGGCGACTGCATTCACGGCGGTCGGGGGTGAGGACACCTTTACGGCGCTGAGCAACCTCGAAGCAGCCCTGGTCGCCAACGATCCAGCGGCCACTGCAGCGAGCCTGGGCGCCCTGGACCGGTCCAAGCAGCAGCTCACGAGTGCGCGTGCGAGCTCTGGCCTCTTGATGAACCGACTCGACACGGCGGACGCGGCGGTAGACACGGGCAAGCTTAGCCTCACGGAAAAGCGCAGCCATGTGGGGGACGCGGACGCTTTCGAAGCCTACTCCCAGCTCATGAATCTCTCGAGTTCTATCGAGCAAGCCATCGCGGTGGCCAAGAACACACTGAACCTCTCTTCCGTGTCGCGCTTCTGA
- the flgK gene encoding flagellar hook-associated protein FlgK, with protein sequence MSLNSLMYTARDAMSAQSYGLNVTGQNISNANTAGYVRRDPILVTRALGTMDYGGVQVEGLRRAADQFTERRYLEAVGLSSAASEHDTQLSRLESLFNDGVGAGLGSAFDQLFGAFSDLTSNPADPASRMAVLSRAEELAGRFRSTGDAIATQRTELLTSAKDTTAQINQLADKLAELNRKISVAKGAGSDAADLEDEQAQALNKLSELIDVHTFPDSKGGLVVQVAGTTLVEGAEVQKLSIDVDPSGNMQLLAARGSGPGSDITKHLSSGKLAGIRDARDVDLLAAQEKLDQLAFDFATAVNTQHAAGFGKDGVSGRNLFSVSATAAGAARSLSLDPSVAGNPDAIAAASSAATLPGGSGNSLLLQALGTSPIASGGTRSPAEAYSDLVGDVGTRRAATKSDVGIRAAMQDQVYQMKESASGVSLDEEMVNLTRYQRAYEAATKVISTVDQMLEELIGRLGR encoded by the coding sequence ATGTCCCTCAACTCCCTGATGTACACGGCGCGGGACGCCATGAGCGCCCAGTCGTATGGCCTGAATGTCACTGGCCAAAATATCTCCAACGCGAACACCGCAGGTTATGTCCGCAGGGATCCGATCCTCGTCACGCGAGCCCTCGGAACGATGGACTACGGCGGTGTCCAGGTCGAGGGGCTGCGACGCGCGGCGGATCAGTTTACCGAGCGCCGCTACCTCGAAGCGGTGGGGCTGTCGTCGGCCGCCAGCGAACACGATACCCAACTCTCGCGACTGGAAAGCCTGTTCAACGATGGCGTGGGTGCCGGGCTAGGGAGCGCGTTTGACCAACTGTTCGGCGCGTTCTCGGATCTGACGAGCAATCCAGCGGATCCAGCCTCCCGCATGGCAGTGCTCAGCCGCGCCGAAGAGCTAGCAGGGCGCTTCCGCAGCACCGGGGACGCCATCGCGACCCAACGCACCGAGCTCTTGACGTCCGCGAAGGACACCACGGCTCAGATCAACCAGCTCGCCGACAAGCTAGCCGAGCTCAACCGCAAGATCAGCGTGGCAAAGGGTGCCGGCTCCGACGCCGCCGACCTGGAAGACGAACAAGCCCAAGCCCTCAACAAGCTCTCCGAGCTGATCGACGTGCACACCTTCCCTGATTCCAAGGGCGGCTTGGTCGTGCAGGTTGCTGGCACGACCCTCGTGGAGGGCGCTGAGGTTCAGAAGCTGAGCATCGACGTGGATCCGTCAGGAAACATGCAACTCCTGGCGGCACGTGGTTCTGGCCCCGGTAGCGACATCACCAAGCACCTGAGCTCGGGAAAGCTCGCCGGGATCCGGGACGCGCGGGACGTCGACTTGCTGGCAGCGCAAGAGAAACTGGACCAGCTCGCGTTCGACTTCGCTACCGCGGTGAACACCCAGCACGCCGCAGGCTTTGGCAAAGACGGCGTGAGCGGACGCAACCTGTTCAGCGTATCGGCGACCGCCGCTGGCGCGGCCCGCTCACTGAGTCTCGACCCATCCGTCGCTGGCAACCCCGACGCCATCGCCGCAGCCTCGAGCGCGGCAACGCTCCCTGGCGGTTCCGGCAACAGCCTGCTGCTTCAAGCTCTCGGGACGAGCCCGATCGCTAGCGGTGGCACTCGCAGTCCTGCGGAGGCGTACTCGGACTTGGTGGGCGACGTCGGCACGAGGCGTGCAGCCACCAAGAGCGATGTTGGTATTCGGGCCGCCATGCAGGACCAGGTGTACCAAATGAAGGAATCGGCCAGCGGCGTCAGCCTCGACGAAGAGATGGTCAACCTGACCCGTTACCAACGAGCGTACGAGGCGGCGACCAAGGTGATCTCCACGGTCGACCAGATGTTGGAAGAGCTGATTGGGCGCCTCGGTCGCTAG
- the flgM gene encoding flagellar biosynthesis anti-sigma factor FlgM: MKGISNNPALSAYQRMAVKPVSATQAAGKTEQVTQSSTPRPQDAAKVSISSEARELAGSTGGVRTEKIAALKASIADGSFKVDSSAIATRLVDEVG, translated from the coding sequence ATGAAGGGAATCAGCAACAACCCCGCCCTCTCCGCCTACCAGCGCATGGCCGTGAAGCCGGTCAGCGCAACCCAGGCAGCCGGAAAGACGGAGCAGGTTACCCAGAGTTCCACGCCGCGCCCTCAAGACGCGGCGAAGGTCAGCATCTCGAGCGAGGCTCGCGAGTTGGCAGGATCCACCGGAGGAGTCCGCACGGAAAAGATCGCCGCGCTCAAGGCGTCGATCGCCGACGGTTCCTTCAAGGTGGACTCCAGCGCCATCGCCACGCGCCTCGTCGACGAGGTGGGCTGA
- a CDS encoding flagellar basal body P-ring protein FlgI: MPKRWLSLLVVLLGLSVPHTAKADRLRDLVDVVGARDNQLIGYGVVVGLNGTGDDVSAPFAMQSLKALLTRLGVQVSAKQLRLKNVAAVVITANIPAFSRPGQKLDIVVSSIGNSSSLRGGVLLQAPMRGADRRVYAVAQGPLLIGGFSASGSSGSSSKTGITTTGRIPGGALVEREIKSDYAKKGVLTLSLRSPDFQTAQRIADAVNKALGKGTAEPLDGGAVSVKPPKKLRGKPVKLLAQIGDIEVNPASVARVVINERTGTIVAGGDVRLSPVAISQGGITINIKEKPRVSQPEPLADGKTKVVTESDIETTEQTPPALTYLEGAASLADVAQALSVFGVSPRELASILQALRSAGALRAEVIVQ, encoded by the coding sequence ATGCCGAAACGCTGGTTATCCCTGCTCGTCGTCCTCCTGGGACTATCCGTTCCACACACCGCAAAGGCGGATCGTCTGCGCGACTTGGTCGATGTAGTGGGCGCCCGCGACAACCAGTTGATTGGATACGGTGTCGTCGTGGGCCTCAACGGGACCGGTGACGACGTTTCTGCGCCGTTCGCGATGCAATCGCTGAAGGCGCTACTCACGCGCCTCGGGGTACAGGTGAGCGCGAAGCAGCTCAGGCTGAAGAACGTCGCGGCGGTGGTCATCACAGCCAACATTCCGGCGTTTTCTCGTCCCGGTCAGAAGCTCGACATCGTGGTCTCGTCGATCGGCAACTCGAGTTCGTTGCGCGGCGGCGTGCTCCTGCAGGCGCCGATGCGCGGCGCCGACCGACGAGTCTACGCGGTTGCTCAAGGTCCGCTCTTGATCGGCGGCTTCTCCGCGTCGGGCTCCTCGGGCTCATCGAGCAAGACCGGCATCACGACCACGGGGCGCATCCCTGGAGGGGCGCTGGTCGAACGCGAGATCAAGTCTGACTACGCAAAGAAGGGTGTCCTCACGCTCTCCCTCCGCAGCCCAGACTTCCAAACCGCGCAACGCATCGCCGACGCGGTCAACAAGGCGCTCGGCAAAGGCACGGCGGAGCCTTTGGACGGCGGTGCCGTCAGCGTCAAACCGCCAAAGAAGCTACGCGGCAAGCCCGTCAAGCTGTTGGCGCAAATCGGCGACATCGAGGTGAACCCTGCGAGCGTTGCGCGCGTGGTGATCAACGAGCGAACCGGGACCATCGTCGCGGGCGGCGACGTCCGCCTCAGCCCAGTCGCCATCAGCCAGGGCGGCATCACCATCAACATCAAGGAGAAGCCCCGGGTTTCTCAGCCAGAACCTCTGGCAGACGGCAAGACGAAGGTCGTCACCGAGAGCGACATCGAGACGACCGAGCAGACGCCTCCGGCGCTGACGTACCTCGAAGGTGCGGCCTCCCTGGCGGACGTCGCACAGGCGCTCTCAGTCTTTGGCGTCTCCCCACGGGAACTGGCAAGCATCCTGCAAGCTCTACGTTCAGCAGGCGCCCTCCGCGCCGAGGTGATCGTACAATGA
- a CDS encoding flagellar basal body L-ring protein FlgH — protein sequence MKQYLLRALLMSACLSSVACGPQHIRAFKQRERNYHEGEYAAARGESAPSSGSLYSEAVAGYLEDTRAVRIGDVVLVKIDEYADASGNASTKLSKDSSRSAEMQSLLGLVPAIKKAYPNIDPTKLMAMAASSDFTGKGDTTRSGQLSGTIAVKVRREMPNGDLFIEGTKVVMINHEEYHLYVSGLIRPSDIEGDNSIPSGRIADAQVEFTGRGDIDDQTERGWLTALLDSINPF from the coding sequence ATGAAGCAGTATCTCCTGCGAGCGCTACTGATGAGCGCCTGTCTGAGCTCCGTGGCCTGTGGGCCACAACACATTCGTGCCTTCAAGCAGCGGGAGCGCAACTACCACGAGGGAGAGTATGCAGCCGCCCGCGGCGAATCGGCACCCAGCTCTGGTTCTCTGTACAGCGAAGCCGTCGCTGGTTACCTCGAGGATACACGCGCGGTGCGCATCGGCGATGTCGTACTGGTAAAGATCGACGAGTACGCCGACGCGTCGGGCAACGCATCCACCAAGCTGAGCAAGGACAGCTCTCGCAGCGCGGAGATGCAGTCGCTCCTGGGTCTGGTTCCGGCGATCAAGAAGGCCTACCCCAACATCGATCCCACGAAGCTGATGGCGATGGCAGCTTCCAGTGACTTCACCGGAAAGGGCGACACGACTCGCTCGGGTCAGCTTTCCGGCACGATCGCCGTCAAGGTCCGACGTGAGATGCCCAACGGTGACCTGTTCATCGAAGGCACCAAGGTCGTGATGATCAACCACGAGGAGTACCACCTCTACGTCTCCGGTTTGATCCGCCCCTCGGACATTGAGGGAGACAACTCGATTCCTTCAGGGCGGATCGCCGATGCCCAGGTGGAGTTCACCGGTCGCGGCGATATCGACGATCAGACGGAACGGGGCTGGCTCACCGCCCTGCTCGACTCAATCAACCCGTTCTGA
- a CDS encoding flagella basal body P-ring formation protein FlgA has product MSRRSSGAFRPFALPLLCALLCTAPGAGAAPGEVEVQGAHIELGEVWKDAPEDYREIDLGRAPPPGASRLLSRAAVLRQVKAAGFDPAKVKFPPSVRVRSAAKQISKEELETLASPAIARSLKRGVELKKVSATRGATLPPDAVLEGVDMPKPPKRRGAYRTSAIVKWISDSETVARIPVSVTLYITERGASADVEKGANITLVVERKGARLTARGQALTSGDEGEIIQVRVLKTNKVLRARIDSEHVATVEES; this is encoded by the coding sequence ATGAGTCGACGTAGCTCCGGCGCCTTCCGCCCATTCGCTTTACCCCTACTCTGCGCCTTGCTGTGCACGGCGCCGGGAGCTGGCGCAGCGCCAGGTGAGGTCGAGGTGCAAGGCGCACACATCGAGCTCGGAGAGGTCTGGAAGGACGCGCCCGAGGACTACCGCGAGATTGACCTCGGCCGCGCGCCACCGCCTGGGGCCAGTCGCTTGTTGAGCCGCGCTGCGGTGTTGCGTCAGGTAAAGGCAGCGGGCTTCGACCCCGCCAAGGTGAAGTTTCCACCTAGCGTGCGGGTTCGCTCCGCCGCCAAGCAGATCAGCAAAGAAGAACTCGAAACGCTCGCTAGCCCGGCGATCGCTCGCTCCCTCAAGCGGGGCGTGGAGTTGAAGAAGGTCAGCGCCACCCGCGGTGCAACTCTCCCCCCCGACGCAGTGCTCGAGGGCGTCGACATGCCGAAGCCCCCGAAGCGTCGCGGCGCCTACCGCACGAGCGCGATCGTCAAGTGGATCAGCGACTCGGAAACGGTCGCGCGCATCCCGGTGAGCGTCACCCTCTACATCACCGAGCGCGGCGCCAGCGCAGACGTTGAGAAGGGCGCGAACATCACCCTGGTCGTCGAGCGCAAAGGCGCTCGCCTGACCGCGCGCGGCCAAGCGCTCACCTCCGGAGACGAGGGCGAGATCATTCAGGTCCGCGTTTTGAAGACCAACAAGGTGCTGCGCGCCCGCATCGATTCGGAGCACGTAGCCACGGTGGAGGAATCATGA
- the flgG gene encoding flagellar basal-body rod protein FlgG produces the protein MFRSLSIAATGMSAQETHLEGVANNISNANTAGFKKQRADFQDLLYRTVRAAGAPTGANTVAPEALQLGSGVRVVGTAHIFKQGAVQITQNPLDVAIEGNGFFVVQQPDGTPAYTRAGNLKTDGTGRLVTPEGLPLDPPITIPAEAVGVSVGADGTVSVSLPGEAAPTTVGQIQIASFVNPAGLSSVGHNLMQATTASGEAQVGNPGSDGRGTLMGGALESSNVDVVEEMIGLISAQRNYEVNSKVVSAADEMLRTATQMR, from the coding sequence ATGTTTCGCTCTCTCAGTATCGCCGCCACGGGCATGAGCGCCCAGGAAACCCACCTAGAAGGGGTGGCGAACAACATTTCCAACGCCAATACGGCTGGCTTCAAGAAGCAGCGGGCTGACTTTCAAGATCTGCTCTACCGCACGGTGCGCGCCGCAGGCGCCCCGACAGGCGCCAATACGGTGGCGCCCGAGGCACTACAACTTGGCAGTGGCGTTCGCGTCGTCGGGACCGCCCACATCTTCAAGCAGGGCGCGGTACAGATCACCCAGAACCCCCTCGACGTCGCGATCGAGGGAAACGGCTTCTTCGTGGTTCAGCAGCCCGACGGCACCCCGGCGTATACGCGAGCCGGCAACCTGAAGACCGACGGAACGGGGCGTTTGGTTACCCCGGAAGGGCTCCCGCTCGACCCGCCGATCACGATCCCCGCGGAAGCTGTCGGCGTGAGCGTCGGTGCAGATGGCACGGTGAGCGTGAGCCTCCCAGGCGAGGCAGCGCCGACCACGGTTGGACAGATCCAAATCGCGTCGTTCGTGAACCCCGCCGGACTCTCTTCGGTCGGTCACAACCTGATGCAGGCCACGACCGCCAGCGGCGAAGCCCAAGTGGGTAACCCTGGCAGCGATGGCCGCGGAACGCTGATGGGTGGCGCCCTCGAGTCATCCAACGTCGACGTGGTCGAGGAGATGATTGGGCTCATCAGCGCTCAACGAAACTACGAAGTGAACTCCAAGGTGGTCAGCGCCGCCGACGAGATGCTTCGCACCGCCACGCAGATGAGGTGA
- a CDS encoding sigma-54-dependent Fis family transcriptional regulator — MQGVVGTSDALVDIYRVIDRIADTNCTVLITGESGTGKELVARAVHTASDRASENFVAVNCGAIPENLLESELFGHAKGAFTGAHANKSGRIAQAEGGTLFLDELGELPLALQVKLLRVLQSGEYSPVGETRVVKANVRIVAATNIDLEQAVAEGRFREDLYYRLNVIHVTTPPLRERAEDIPQLVQYFLHKVNKRTGRAVNEVSRAAAQILMAWTWPGNVRELENTIERAVLLCADDKIEPTDLPAKIRGLGGERRVSPKLPDSGLDLRRAVESFENDLLRQALDRTGWNKNRAANLLGLNRTTLVEMLKRKRMARPHAA, encoded by the coding sequence ATGCAGGGTGTCGTCGGCACCTCCGACGCGCTGGTGGACATCTACCGCGTCATCGACCGCATCGCGGACACCAACTGCACCGTCCTGATCACCGGCGAGAGCGGCACCGGCAAGGAGCTGGTCGCCCGCGCCGTCCACACCGCCTCCGACCGCGCCAGCGAAAACTTCGTCGCAGTCAACTGTGGCGCCATCCCGGAGAACCTGCTCGAGAGCGAACTCTTCGGCCACGCCAAGGGAGCCTTCACCGGCGCTCACGCCAACAAGAGCGGCCGCATCGCCCAGGCCGAGGGTGGCACCCTGTTCCTCGACGAGCTTGGCGAGCTGCCCCTCGCGCTGCAGGTCAAGCTGCTCCGCGTGCTGCAGTCCGGTGAGTACAGCCCGGTGGGCGAGACCCGCGTCGTCAAGGCCAACGTGCGCATCGTCGCGGCAACGAACATCGACCTCGAGCAAGCCGTCGCCGAGGGTCGTTTCCGTGAAGATCTCTACTACCGCCTGAACGTGATCCACGTGACCACCCCCCCGCTGCGTGAGCGCGCCGAGGACATCCCGCAGCTCGTGCAGTACTTCCTGCACAAGGTCAACAAGCGCACCGGTCGCGCGGTGAATGAAGTGTCCCGCGCCGCGGCGCAAATCCTGATGGCCTGGACGTGGCCCGGCAACGTCCGCGAGCTGGAGAACACCATCGAGCGCGCTGTGCTGCTCTGCGCCGACGACAAGATCGAGCCCACGGACCTGCCCGCGAAGATCCGCGGCCTGGGCGGCGAGCGCCGCGTCTCCCCGAAGCTTCCTGACTCCGGCCTCGACCTGCGCCGCGCGGTCGAGTCCTTCGAGAACGACCTGCTCCGCCAAGCGCTGGACCGCACCGGCTGGAACAAGAACCGCGCCGCCAACCTGCTGGGCCTGAACCGCACCACCTTGGTAGAGATGCTCAAGCGCAAGCGCATGGCGCGCCCCCACGCCGCCTGA
- the flgB gene encoding flagellar basal body rod protein FlgB, with the protein MSDFFAHVAPLHGALDYHLERHNVLATNLAHVDTPGFIPHDLRRVDPTSKFAGVLRVQLKATKSAHFGSAGAGAVTGRVFEDASAGPGPDGNYVSMDREAAKVAANQLRYDTVSAIVSAELRQLAFAAGDGH; encoded by the coding sequence GTGTCTGACTTCTTCGCGCACGTCGCGCCACTGCACGGGGCACTCGACTACCACCTCGAGCGCCACAACGTGTTGGCCACCAACCTGGCCCACGTGGACACCCCCGGCTTCATCCCTCATGACCTGCGGCGCGTGGACCCAACGAGCAAATTCGCCGGGGTGCTTCGCGTCCAGTTGAAGGCGACCAAGTCGGCGCACTTCGGGTCTGCTGGGGCGGGGGCGGTCACTGGAAGGGTCTTCGAAGACGCGAGCGCGGGGCCAGGCCCTGACGGCAACTACGTGTCGATGGATCGTGAAGCCGCCAAGGTCGCCGCCAACCAGCTGCGCTACGACACCGTGAGCGCGATCGTGTCTGCCGAACTACGCCAGCTGGCCTTTGCTGCAGGAGATGGGCACTGA
- the flgC gene encoding flagellar basal body rod protein FlgC, protein MLGVFSAMEVAASGLSAQRIRMNTIASNLANARTTRTAEGGPYKRIDPMFEARKVAESGFGGQFADAVSTVNVREIVADPRQGQLVLEPGHPDADAAGYVEYPNVNVVEEMVNMITASRAYEAGVTSIESVKGMARSAIDLGK, encoded by the coding sequence ATGCTAGGTGTGTTCAGTGCCATGGAAGTTGCCGCGTCGGGCCTCAGTGCCCAGCGCATTCGCATGAACACCATCGCGTCCAACCTCGCCAACGCGCGCACCACGCGCACCGCTGAGGGCGGCCCCTACAAGCGCATCGATCCGATGTTCGAGGCGCGCAAGGTCGCTGAGAGCGGGTTCGGTGGTCAGTTCGCGGATGCGGTGTCGACGGTGAACGTGCGGGAGATCGTCGCGGATCCACGGCAAGGTCAGCTGGTGCTAGAGCCCGGCCATCCCGACGCGGACGCCGCCGGCTACGTCGAGTACCCGAACGTCAACGTGGTGGAGGAGATGGTCAACATGATCACCGCGTCCCGTGCCTACGAAGCGGGCGTTACATCCATCGAGAGCGTCAAGGGTATGGCGCGAAGCGCGATCGACCTAGGAAAGTAG
- a CDS encoding flagellar hook-basal body complex protein FliE, which produces MAIGPIVDGAMIPLQPSRGPVEFRAGTEPEFGGAMRAAPNGPPSLEGLEALRGVEGVDSPQAPELGFAHVLESVIAPANEKALSAANAAEEFAAGRRDDIHGTMLALSEADIELKFASNVRNKVVDAFYEIWRMNI; this is translated from the coding sequence GTGGCCATCGGACCGATCGTTGACGGAGCGATGATCCCACTGCAACCCTCACGGGGACCAGTGGAGTTCCGCGCGGGTACGGAGCCCGAGTTTGGTGGAGCGATGCGCGCCGCGCCCAATGGCCCACCCAGTCTAGAGGGGCTCGAAGCGCTGCGCGGCGTTGAGGGGGTCGACTCGCCCCAGGCGCCCGAGCTCGGCTTCGCCCATGTGCTCGAGTCGGTGATCGCCCCCGCTAACGAAAAAGCCCTCTCCGCCGCGAACGCCGCTGAGGAGTTCGCCGCTGGGAGGCGCGACGACATTCATGGAACGATGCTCGCGCTCAGCGAAGCGGATATCGAGCTGAAGTTCGCCAGCAACGTGCGGAACAAGGTCGTCGACGCGTTCTACGAAATCTGGCGCATGAACATCTGA